Proteins from a genomic interval of Leptospira bandrabouensis:
- the eno gene encoding phosphopyruvate hydratase, with amino-acid sequence MSQKDSIRSVKAREIMDSRGNPTVEVDVTLEDGSFGRAAVPSGASTGEHEAVELRDGDKKRYSGKGVLKAVDNVNSKISKSILGLSATNQLLVDETMISLDGTSNKFKLGANALLGVSMAVAKAAAAHSGLPLYRYIGGTFARELPVPMMNIINGGAHADNNIDFQEFMILPVSAPNFREALRMGAEVFHSLKSVLKGKGLNTAVGDEGGFAPNLTSNSEAIEVILTAIEKAGYKPDLDIKIGLDCAASEFYDEKKKKYVLKAEKKPEKTAEELVEYYSNLVSKYPIITMEDGLDENDWTGWKKLSEKLGKKIQLVGDDLFVTNIKKLAQGIDKGIGNSILIKVNQIGTLTETLSAIEMAKKAQYTAVVSHRSGETEDATISHIAVATNAGQIKTGSLSRTDRIAKYNELLRIEEELGKNATYSGVNTFYNLR; translated from the coding sequence ATGTCCCAAAAAGATAGCATTCGTTCCGTCAAAGCCCGTGAAATTATGGATTCCAGAGGAAATCCAACCGTTGAAGTGGATGTCACACTCGAAGACGGTTCTTTTGGTCGTGCGGCGGTTCCCTCTGGGGCATCCACTGGTGAACACGAAGCTGTCGAACTTCGTGATGGTGATAAAAAAAGATACTCCGGAAAAGGAGTACTCAAAGCAGTCGATAACGTTAATTCTAAAATTTCTAAATCCATCCTTGGTCTTTCGGCAACAAACCAACTCCTTGTTGATGAAACAATGATATCCTTAGATGGAACTTCCAATAAATTCAAGTTAGGTGCCAACGCCCTTCTCGGAGTTTCTATGGCTGTAGCAAAAGCGGCTGCAGCTCATTCTGGCCTTCCTCTCTACCGATATATCGGTGGAACTTTTGCTCGTGAACTTCCCGTCCCAATGATGAATATCATCAATGGTGGTGCACACGCAGACAACAATATCGACTTCCAAGAATTTATGATCCTTCCTGTGTCGGCTCCCAATTTCCGCGAAGCTCTTCGAATGGGTGCGGAAGTTTTTCATAGTTTAAAGTCCGTTTTGAAAGGAAAAGGCCTCAATACTGCTGTGGGTGACGAAGGTGGATTTGCTCCTAACCTAACAAGTAACAGTGAAGCCATAGAAGTGATCTTAACTGCCATTGAAAAGGCAGGCTACAAACCAGACCTAGACATCAAAATTGGTTTGGACTGTGCTGCTTCTGAGTTTTATGATGAGAAGAAAAAGAAGTATGTTCTGAAAGCAGAAAAAAAACCAGAAAAGACCGCCGAAGAACTCGTAGAATACTACTCAAATTTAGTGTCCAAGTATCCGATCATTACCATGGAAGACGGTCTGGATGAAAACGATTGGACAGGCTGGAAAAAACTTTCCGAAAAACTGGGGAAAAAGATCCAACTTGTGGGGGATGATTTGTTCGTAACCAATATCAAAAAACTCGCACAAGGGATCGATAAAGGGATTGGTAACTCCATTCTCATCAAAGTGAACCAAATCGGAACTCTCACAGAAACCCTCAGTGCCATTGAGATGGCTAAAAAAGCGCAGTATACTGCAGTTGTGTCTCACAGGTCCGGGGAAACAGAAGATGCGACCATCTCCCATATTGCCGTGGCAACCAACGCCGGCCAAATCAAAACAGGATCCCTCAGCCGTACAGACCGAATTGCAAAATACAACGAACTCCTTCGTATCGAAGAAGAACTCGGTAAAAATGCGACTTATAGCGGAGTAAATACTTTTTACAACCTAAGGTAA